In Zonotrichia albicollis isolate bZonAlb1 unplaced genomic scaffold, bZonAlb1.hap1 Scaffold_83, whole genome shotgun sequence, one DNA window encodes the following:
- the LOC141728055 gene encoding maestro heat-like repeat-containing protein family member 7, with product MPPARPRPPAGLPRARTRLSRRGLASARLWPYWRWRCWAGVSAWCEGGIAALRLRLARARPRTRRRVHSRPRPRLLPGPAEDTRGAAASAASAAASPARAPPLGSAAAGPEPPVPRSRERTPGHGRPGAGEGRSGAVAGPGPSVDRRVPPAGKAQEARQERHRLRSVLGRQRASRVPKLATVEEEEKGPGAAPAEENEEAVPFHPPQEDAPLERTQEQERTRGLFQRTAQMVAKFMKRIREEETSIMGTVVRVYPPIFKTNTSAALLDMLVEEGPSSPKQVPAMVRYIHQWFMANEFPEYNLHRPLLDLTEAQPADVVMALLRVAPSCDRAALTMWKTIMCSCRTAETAMLVLLDVLANWPEHSTCTSDGDHTAVLALAATVVMWKILQMPCVPHVVTMHFPHLFVYLLFQVLFSTLDMPEAADTFWKGCQQQHCLATSPNSFAEQTLKALLCRLHYEDVVVAMKDKHGWDTLLCADTHHCAVGMLAREMHRASEALCSVTAFHLLGLLSKDTPCWDLAAMAFLVETLDCLDLSECRDSILEVMSKKLQSECREMRRLALRGLLVLGTSVSAAIRMWSLDERLVELLQENDSNMLRMTVVLLSRLFLCNGALLATPIALQLAGALLPLFDNDDSQVQVCSMFIFREMLYFWPEEEKKALKSPVHQSLLPLFFHCHDENQRVAEDSWETLHCSATFLHRKDLQHMLQLDQTWRFGKALLAEDRSRAAEHLRRALRYVESPQEPLREAAIRFMGMAGRRLRGQQQELQLICTALERLTKDRSSAVSQLALKTLHVLLAIQRQRYSTIQRLQDQLRRAWRTRPRLSGLGCLLCRKT from the exons atgcccccggcccgcccccggcccccggcggggctgccccgtgctcGGACCCGGctgtcccgccgcggtctcgcctccgcccggctctggccgtactggcggtggcgctgctgggcgggcGTCAGTGCCTGGTGCGagggcggcatcgccgcccttcggctccgcctggcccgagcccggccccggacGCGACGCAGGGTCCactcccggccccggccccgcctcctcccggggcccgcggaggaCACACGCGGTGCGGCCGCTtccgccgcctccgctgcggcttccccggcccgagctccgccgctcggcagcgcggccgccggccccgagcctcccgtgccgcgttcccgggaacgaacgcctgggcatggccggcccggggcgggtgaggggcgctcgggggccgttgctggccccgggccgagcgttgaccgccgcgtcccgcccgcagggaaggCGCAGGAGGCCCGGCAGGAGCGGCACCGGCTGCGTTCGGTGCTGGGGCGCCAGAGAGCCTCGcgagtgcccaagctggccactgtggaggaggaggaaaaaggccctggagctgctccagcagaggaGAATGAAGAGGCGGTGCCGTTccatccaccgcaggagg atgcacccctggagcgcacacaggagcaggaacgcacccgtggcctcttccaaagaacagcgcag ATGGTTGCCAAATTCATGAAGAGGATTCGAGAAGAAGAGACCAGCATCATGGGCACCGTGGTCAGAGTGTACCCtcccatcttcaaaaccaacaccagtgctgccctgctggatatgcttgtGGAGGAGGGTCCTTCcagtccaaagcaa gtgcccgccatggtcaggtacatccaccagtggttCATGGCCAATGAGTTTCCTGAGTACAACCTGCACAGGCCCCTTCTGGATctgacagaggcacagcctgctgatgtggtgatggctctcctgcgtgtggccccatcATGTGACAG agctgctttgaccatgtggaagaccatcatgtgctcgtgcAGGACTGCAGAGACGGCCATGCTCGTACTCCTTGATGTGCTGGCCaactggccagagcacagcacgtgcacctccgatggggaccacacggctgtccttgccctggct gcaactgtggtgatgtggaagatccttcagatgccctgtgtcccacatgTGGTGACCATGCATTTCCCCCATCTCTTTGTgtatctgctcttccaagtgctcttcagcaccttggatatgccagaggcagccgataccttctggaagggatgtcAGCAGCAACActgccttgccaccagccccaacag ctttgcagagcagacCCTGAAGGCCCTGCTTTGCCGACTGCActatgaggatgtggtggtggcaatgaaAGACAagcatggctgggacacgctgctctgtgctgacacccaccactgtgctgtgggcatgctggccag AGAAATGCACCGTGCATCCGAAGCCTTGTGTTCCGTGACTGCATTCCACCTGCTcgggctgctcagcaaagacaCGCCATGCTGGGATTTGGCTGCcatggcgttccttgtggag ACTCTGGACtgcctggacttgagtgaaTGCCGTGACAGCATCCTGGAGGTCATGTCCaagaagctgcagagcgagtgcagggagatgcGTCGCTTGGCCCTCAGAGGCCTCCTGGTGCTCGGCACCAGTGTCTCG gctgcaataagaatgtggagcttggaTGAAAGGctggtggagctgctgcaggaaaatgacagcaacATGCTTAGGATGACCGTGGTTCTCCTCAGCCGTTTGTTCCTGTGCAATGGTGCCCTgctagccacccccatcgccctgcagctggctggggcgctcctgccactctttgacaac gatgatagccaggtgcaggtGTGCTCCATGTTCATCTTCCGAGAGATGCTGTATTTTTggccagaagaggaaaaaaaggccctgaagtcacCTGTgcaccagagcctgctcccactgttcttccactgccatgacgagAACCAgcgtgtggcagag GACTCCTGGGAAACGCTGCATTGTTCAGCCACattcctgcacaggaaggaTCTCCAACACATGCTGCAGCTGGATCAGACCTGGAGGTTTGGCAAGgccctg ctggcggaggacaggagccgagcggccgagcacctgcgccgggccctgcgctacgtggagagcccacaggagcccctgcgagaggcggccatcaggttcatgg gcatggccgggcggcgcctgagggggcagcagcaagagctgcagctgatctgcactg cgcTGGAACGCCTGACGAAGGACAGgagcagtgccgtgtcacagctggcacttaaaacactgcatgtcctcctggCAATACAGCGTCAGCGATATTCCaccatccagaggctgcaagatcagctgcgcagggcatggaggactcgGCCTCGCCTgtcggggctcggctgcctgctcTGCCGGAAGACTTAG